One Alkalicoccus halolimnae DNA segment encodes these proteins:
- a CDS encoding conserved virulence factor C family protein, whose translation MKITAVEPTPSPNTMKFTLSESLPQGKAHNYNKNSIDDAPQFVKDIMSIEGVKGVYHVADFLAVDRHPKTDWQAILPEVKKVFGEESESQEIVQPDEHFGEISVQVQTFKNIPMQVKVTDGEEEKRRALSEKFIKAVGDATKPDDNVVMQRKWEEFKPRYGDLEAVAEEVAEELEASYTEERLLQLAALAEKGEKDNKVTREWLHVTEEMLDEPDWRKRFAALEQMDPKINDLPVLEKALKDEKPSIRRLAVVYLGMLEDDKAIPYLEQAMEDKSVTVRRTAGDAFSDLGSTAGIEAMTKALQDKSKLVRWRAAMYLYEVGDSRAVEQLRSAENDPEFEVALQAKLALARIEGGEEAKGSVWKQMSEAFDKNE comes from the coding sequence GTGAAAATAACAGCAGTAGAACCAACACCTAGTCCAAATACGATGAAGTTTACGTTAAGCGAATCCCTGCCGCAGGGCAAAGCACATAATTATAATAAAAATTCTATCGATGATGCTCCTCAGTTTGTAAAAGATATTATGAGTATTGAAGGAGTAAAAGGAGTTTATCACGTAGCTGATTTTCTGGCAGTTGACCGGCACCCGAAAACAGACTGGCAGGCTATACTTCCTGAAGTGAAGAAAGTTTTTGGAGAAGAATCTGAATCACAGGAAATCGTTCAGCCGGACGAGCATTTCGGTGAAATAAGTGTGCAGGTTCAAACATTTAAAAACATTCCGATGCAGGTGAAAGTAACCGATGGGGAAGAAGAAAAAAGACGAGCACTATCAGAGAAGTTTATTAAAGCGGTAGGAGACGCAACCAAGCCGGATGATAATGTAGTTATGCAGAGAAAATGGGAAGAATTCAAGCCGCGCTACGGAGATCTTGAAGCTGTTGCCGAAGAAGTAGCGGAGGAGCTGGAGGCAAGTTATACGGAGGAAAGGCTGCTTCAGCTTGCTGCACTGGCAGAAAAAGGCGAAAAAGACAACAAAGTCACTAGAGAGTGGCTGCATGTTACGGAAGAGATGCTTGATGAACCTGATTGGCGCAAGAGATTTGCTGCACTCGAACAGATGGACCCTAAAATAAATGATCTTCCGGTCCTTGAAAAAGCGCTTAAAGACGAAAAACCTTCTATCCGCAGACTGGCGGTAGTGTACCTTGGCATGCTCGAAGATGATAAAGCCATTCCTTATCTTGAGCAGGCAATGGAGGATAAGTCAGTAACTGTCAGAAGAACAGCAGGTGACGCTTTTTCTGATTTAGGCAGCACAGCTGGAATAGAGGCTATGACAAAAGCTCTTCAGGATAAAAGTAAATTGGTTCGCTGGCGGGCAGCAATGTATTTATATGAGGTGGGTGACTCCCGGGCAGTTGAACAATTGCGATCAGCAGAGAACGATCCGGAGTTTGAAGTTGCTCTTCAGGCAAAACTTGCACTTGCCAGAATAGAAGGGGGAGAAGAAGCTAAAGGTTCAGTATGGAAGCAAATGTCCGAAGCGTTTGATAAAAACGAATAA
- a CDS encoding metallophosphoesterase family protein — MKLAILSDIHGNEQALKAVLEDVKDRGTTDILVLGDIAYRGPKPKECIDLIRPLRAKVIKGNADAWAVRGVREGEVPDNVLEMMQSEQTFTRSHITEEDADFLDKLPHTTEIPLTNKRQLFAFHADPESLFKVVPDDASNETLSEWFAHNPRAEFFTYGHIHLSHFRHIDGKKVFNPGSIGLPFDGDPRASYVLLQKTAGEIQIEFRRVSYDVEKALADLTETGYPQAAVPLLTHIYKFGEKPS, encoded by the coding sequence ATGAAACTGGCAATTTTATCTGATATTCACGGAAACGAACAAGCTTTAAAAGCAGTTCTTGAGGATGTAAAAGATCGGGGAACCACAGATATTCTCGTACTCGGGGATATAGCATACCGGGGCCCAAAACCGAAAGAATGCATAGATTTGATACGTCCGCTGAGAGCGAAAGTTATCAAAGGAAATGCTGATGCATGGGCAGTCCGCGGTGTCCGGGAAGGAGAAGTGCCCGATAACGTGCTGGAAATGATGCAGAGCGAACAGACTTTTACACGCTCTCACATTACAGAGGAAGACGCTGATTTTCTGGATAAGCTCCCGCACACAACAGAAATACCGCTGACTAATAAAAGACAACTCTTTGCGTTCCATGCGGATCCGGAAAGTTTATTCAAGGTTGTTCCTGATGACGCTTCAAATGAAACACTTTCAGAATGGTTTGCCCATAATCCCCGTGCTGAATTTTTCACCTATGGGCATATTCATCTAAGTCATTTTCGGCATATTGACGGCAAAAAAGTATTTAATCCCGGCAGTATCGGACTTCCATTCGACGGTGATCCCCGTGCTTCTTATGTGCTCCTGCAGAAAACTGCAGGAGAAATCCAAATTGAATTTAGAAGAGTCTCCTACGACGTGGAAAAGGCCTTGGCTGATTTAACAGAAACAGGATATCCACAGGCAGCAGTCCCTCTTCTCACACACATTTATAAATTCGGTGAAAAACCCTCTTAA
- a CDS encoding cysteine hydrolase family protein produces the protein MEALIVIDYTNDFVADDGKLTCGERGQAIEENITELTRSFIESHHFTVFAVDAHEEGDTFHPEASLFPPHNIIGTKGRKLYGKLGNYIEALEGLPYEWIDKTRYSAFAGTNLEQKLREREITSLHLAGVCTDICVLHTAVDAYNKGFKITIHADSVESFDPQGHEWALRHFKQTLGAELEEKKDD, from the coding sequence ATGGAAGCATTGATTGTGATTGATTATACAAACGATTTTGTTGCAGATGATGGAAAGCTGACCTGTGGAGAGCGGGGGCAGGCGATCGAAGAAAATATTACGGAACTGACCCGTTCGTTTATAGAAAGTCATCATTTTACAGTATTCGCTGTTGATGCTCATGAAGAAGGAGATACGTTCCATCCGGAAGCTTCTTTATTTCCACCTCATAATATCATAGGAACAAAAGGCAGAAAATTGTATGGAAAACTTGGTAATTATATAGAAGCGTTAGAAGGTCTTCCTTACGAATGGATAGATAAAACTAGATACAGCGCTTTTGCAGGTACCAATCTTGAACAAAAGCTCCGGGAAAGGGAAATAACATCTCTCCACCTTGCAGGAGTCTGCACAGATATATGCGTTCTGCACACAGCTGTCGATGCTTATAATAAAGGCTTTAAAATAACCATTCATGCAGACTCTGTAGAAAGTTTTGATCCTCAGGGTCACGAATGGGCGCTGAGGCATTTCAAACAAACGCTTGGAGCAGAGCTGGAAGAGAAAAAAGACGATTAG
- a CDS encoding penicillin-binding protein 1A, giving the protein MADDLSRKTRKTTNKPEKKKTNRPKKEKNLDGWVKKTIFALLILVMLGIIAGGITAFAIISNAPELDHDQLTLSQNPEITDMNDEVVTTLESSENRTSADIDEVPQVMTDAVLSIEDARFYDHFGIDIRRLGGAVIANIRSGFGSEGASTITQQVVKNLYFDFDKTITRKLQEQYLAVQLEQQYTKDQILEMYLNAIYFSDGRYGIVEAANYYFSKDLSELAVEDAALLAGIPQRPTAHNPFNNPETAKDRRDTVINQMVRYEKITEEEGERAKSVPIEEQLEKSERETGGYQSYIDEVLNEVENIDGIEASDIYTGGLKIYSNLDTELQEHVEDVMQSGDYIQFPDEYMQAGVTLMNTNNGRIHALGGMREAAEAARGYNWATNPSRQAGSANKPIFAYGPAIDNEQWSTYHQIEDEPHEYSDGTSVTNFNSDSFQGNVSMREALKDSLNIPAVKAIQETGLDNSENFADRLGITVDPMLESYALGTNGVSSLEMAGAYGAFGNEGNYNQPHTVRKVEFPDGQVIDLVPEETRAMNDYTAFMISDMLQDVITDGTASRLQMGNFDVAGKTGSSNFTPEDRERYGIPAGGQPDAWFVGYSPELTASIWTGYPSNEDGYISRDNNDHHISMDIFQAVMNFAHEGRETGSFSQPDSVVEVAVEESTGMLPSEYTPSSEIVEEFFVRGTEPGTVSEEYEIEEVSGIDGLNAEYNESEDTIDIIWDFPEEERDSISFLIEISEPGSDSFQEIESTDSLESSYSGPEQGETYNIRVTPVNEDIGEAAGEPSTVQVGIPDESEETEEENNNNGEENNAADNEEENLSEEESNQETNENDSEENNNNNEGGSNNDNSGADNESNNDVTEEPAAEEENNEQENAQENDNESESNSSDSSNNDTNESENNTGNNENSSNTEENEEEGATQEQNTSNDNEADLSGTDDDLEEAG; this is encoded by the coding sequence ATGGCAGACGACCTCTCAAGAAAAACAAGAAAAACGACAAACAAACCTGAAAAGAAAAAAACAAACCGTCCGAAAAAAGAAAAGAATTTGGATGGGTGGGTCAAAAAAACAATATTCGCTCTTTTAATATTAGTTATGCTTGGGATTATAGCTGGAGGCATTACCGCTTTTGCTATTATAAGCAACGCCCCTGAATTAGATCACGATCAGCTTACGTTATCCCAGAATCCTGAGATAACCGATATGAACGACGAAGTAGTCACCACTCTTGAATCTTCAGAAAATAGAACTTCAGCTGATATAGATGAAGTTCCTCAAGTAATGACAGACGCCGTTTTATCCATAGAAGACGCCAGGTTCTACGATCATTTCGGAATCGATATTCGCCGTCTGGGTGGTGCAGTAATTGCCAATATCCGGAGCGGCTTTGGAAGTGAAGGAGCAAGTACTATTACCCAGCAGGTAGTTAAAAATCTTTATTTTGATTTCGACAAAACAATAACGAGAAAACTTCAGGAACAGTACCTGGCTGTGCAACTGGAACAGCAGTATACTAAAGATCAAATATTGGAAATGTACCTTAATGCTATCTACTTTTCAGACGGTCGATACGGAATTGTAGAAGCTGCAAACTATTATTTCAGTAAAGATCTGTCTGAATTGGCAGTAGAAGACGCAGCTTTGTTAGCTGGTATTCCACAGCGTCCTACAGCTCACAATCCATTTAACAATCCAGAAACTGCAAAAGACCGCCGGGATACTGTAATAAATCAAATGGTTCGTTATGAAAAAATCACCGAAGAAGAAGGCGAAAGAGCAAAAAGTGTGCCAATTGAAGAGCAGCTCGAAAAAAGCGAGAGAGAAACTGGAGGCTATCAATCCTATATAGATGAGGTTTTAAACGAAGTAGAAAATATTGACGGTATCGAAGCGAGCGATATATACACAGGCGGTCTGAAAATTTATTCCAATCTCGATACGGAACTTCAGGAACATGTTGAAGATGTCATGCAGTCCGGTGACTATATTCAGTTTCCCGATGAATATATGCAGGCCGGTGTTACTCTAATGAACACTAATAATGGCCGTATTCATGCTCTCGGAGGAATGAGAGAAGCTGCAGAAGCGGCCAGAGGATATAACTGGGCAACGAACCCAAGCAGGCAGGCAGGTTCAGCCAATAAGCCAATTTTTGCCTATGGACCAGCTATCGATAATGAACAGTGGTCCACGTATCATCAAATCGAGGACGAGCCCCACGAATATTCAGATGGCACTTCTGTGACAAACTTTAACAGTGACAGTTTTCAAGGAAATGTTTCGATGCGGGAAGCATTGAAAGATTCTTTAAATATACCTGCTGTTAAAGCTATTCAGGAGACCGGTCTTGATAACTCAGAAAACTTTGCAGATCGACTCGGAATTACTGTTGATCCAATGCTCGAATCGTATGCCCTGGGAACTAATGGAGTTTCTTCTCTGGAGATGGCAGGAGCCTATGGAGCGTTTGGAAATGAGGGAAATTACAATCAGCCTCATACCGTCAGAAAAGTTGAATTTCCTGATGGCCAGGTTATTGATTTAGTCCCGGAAGAAACCCGCGCAATGAATGACTATACGGCATTTATGATATCTGACATGCTTCAGGATGTGATCACGGACGGCACAGCCTCCCGCCTCCAGATGGGTAATTTTGATGTAGCAGGCAAAACGGGATCCAGTAACTTTACACCCGAAGACAGGGAAAGGTACGGCATTCCCGCGGGCGGGCAGCCGGATGCCTGGTTTGTCGGTTACTCCCCTGAACTTACCGCTTCAATCTGGACTGGTTACCCATCAAATGAAGATGGATACATCTCCAGAGATAATAACGATCATCATATCTCCATGGATATTTTTCAGGCTGTTATGAACTTTGCACATGAAGGCCGGGAAACAGGCTCCTTTTCACAGCCTGATTCTGTTGTCGAGGTCGCAGTGGAAGAGTCCACCGGTATGCTTCCAAGTGAATATACTCCATCCAGCGAAATTGTTGAAGAGTTTTTTGTTCGCGGCACAGAACCTGGAACCGTTTCCGAAGAATATGAAATTGAAGAAGTATCCGGAATCGACGGTTTGAATGCAGAGTACAATGAATCTGAAGACACTATAGATATTATATGGGATTTTCCAGAAGAGGAAAGAGATTCTATATCATTTCTAATAGAAATTTCGGAGCCGGGGTCAGACTCATTCCAGGAAATAGAATCAACCGATAGCTTAGAATCTTCATACAGCGGACCAGAACAGGGAGAAACTTATAACATAAGAGTCACACCAGTTAATGAGGATATTGGTGAAGCTGCCGGGGAACCTTCAACTGTTCAAGTTGGTATTCCTGATGAATCAGAAGAAACGGAAGAAGAAAATAATAATAACGGCGAAGAAAACAATGCTGCTGATAATGAGGAAGAAAATCTTTCTGAAGAAGAAAGCAATCAGGAAACGAATGAAAATGATTCAGAGGAAAACAATAATAACAATGAAGGCGGCAGTAACAACGACAACAGCGGAGCTGATAATGAATCCAATAATGATGTGACAGAAGAGCCTGCTGCTGAAGAAGAAAATAATGAGCAGGAAAATGCACAGGAAAACGACAACGAAAGTGAATCCAATTCTAGTGACAGCAGCAACAATGATACGAATGAAAGCGAAAACAACACTGGTAATAATGAAAACTCCTCCAATACAGAAGAAAACGAAGAAGAGGGTGCCACACAGGAACAAAACACATCCAATGACAACGAGGCGGATTTAAGCGGAACAGATGATGATTTAGAGGAAGCTGGGTAA
- the cbpA gene encoding cyclic di-AMP binding protein CbpA — protein MKIKYNIISKEHVIYCKESFTVKEALEVLEKSGYRCVPVLSEDGSLYRGNIYAQVVYRALWRQEVSEDEPVMKLVEDSSVHIQETGSFFRVFTNIKQYPYLAVTNDKGAFTGILTHANVMEILEDSWGIKRGNYTMTISTHEYQGALSAIMTSVKKYSTIHSMMTLDNESTFFRRVIVTLPKETSEKTLDKLIHHLEADGFRVFDIEKI, from the coding sequence ATGAAGATTAAGTATAATATCATCAGCAAAGAACACGTGATTTACTGCAAAGAAAGTTTCACAGTCAAAGAAGCCTTGGAAGTCCTTGAAAAAAGCGGCTATCGATGTGTTCCTGTATTATCCGAAGACGGTTCCCTTTACCGGGGAAATATTTATGCACAGGTCGTTTACCGGGCGCTTTGGAGACAAGAAGTTTCAGAAGATGAACCGGTAATGAAACTCGTCGAGGACAGCAGTGTACATATACAGGAGACAGGTTCATTCTTTAGGGTTTTCACCAATATTAAGCAGTATCCTTATCTTGCTGTTACTAATGATAAAGGAGCTTTCACCGGCATTCTTACCCATGCGAACGTAATGGAAATTCTCGAAGATTCATGGGGTATTAAAAGAGGAAACTATACGATGACAATTTCCACCCATGAATATCAGGGTGCTTTGAGTGCAATTATGACGAGCGTTAAAAAATATTCGACCATTCATAGTATGATGACACTGGATAACGAAAGTACATTTTTTAGACGTGTAATCGTGACACTGCCTAAAGAAACTAGTGAAAAAACACTCGACAAACTCATCCACCACTTGGAAGCTGATGGGTTTCGTGTTTTCGATATAGAAAAAATTTAG
- a CDS encoding TlpA disulfide reductase family protein, giving the protein MTVPDFELKDINGTKDYRLSDFKGKPLMLTFWVSWCPDCSRDLAAKKTLYEAMSSDQLQIVMIHVPGRETDKSAGLTHYKEKDYPFLSLQDEGQKTYDAFQCMTLPTTAIIDKNGQLEAKFHDKASIQDMMPAVARAVM; this is encoded by the coding sequence ATGACCGTACCTGATTTTGAATTGAAAGATATTAATGGAACGAAAGATTATCGACTATCTGATTTTAAGGGAAAACCTCTAATGCTTACTTTCTGGGTTTCCTGGTGTCCGGACTGCAGCAGAGATCTGGCAGCTAAAAAGACATTGTATGAAGCGATGAGTTCGGATCAGCTGCAGATAGTAATGATTCATGTCCCGGGGAGAGAAACAGATAAGTCAGCCGGACTGACTCATTATAAAGAAAAGGACTATCCTTTCTTATCCCTGCAGGATGAGGGCCAGAAAACGTACGATGCCTTTCAATGCATGACGCTTCCAACGACCGCAATAATAGATAAAAACGGTCAGCTGGAAGCGAAGTTTCACGATAAAGCGTCTATTCAGGATATGATGCCTGCAGTGGCCAGGGCTGTCATGTAA
- a CDS encoding cyclase family protein, producing MWIDISQKMYPGMPVWPGDKNFEYKAAMKISEGDSVNTGIISMSSHTGTHVDAPYHYDKNGKTIEDINVNDLCGAAEVVELTGVSKITKELVQDILPLKTSIVLFKTTEKEHNYDSYPAFDAEAVQLLADKGVSVIGTDGPSIDPLTSTALPAHKACRDRNIFIIEGLRLHVSPGFYELMAVPLALAEADGCPVRAVLRAWGE from the coding sequence ATGTGGATTGATATTTCTCAAAAAATGTATCCTGGAATGCCGGTCTGGCCAGGGGATAAAAATTTTGAATACAAAGCAGCTATGAAGATCAGCGAAGGGGATTCTGTTAATACTGGTATTATTTCGATGAGTTCCCATACAGGAACGCATGTAGATGCTCCTTATCATTACGATAAAAATGGGAAAACAATAGAGGATATAAATGTCAATGATTTATGCGGAGCTGCTGAAGTAGTGGAACTTACTGGAGTCAGTAAGATCACAAAAGAACTCGTTCAAGATATTCTTCCTTTGAAAACTTCGATTGTCCTTTTTAAAACAACAGAAAAGGAACATAATTATGACTCTTACCCTGCTTTTGACGCCGAAGCTGTTCAGTTGTTAGCTGATAAGGGAGTTTCAGTTATCGGAACGGATGGTCCTTCAATAGATCCTTTGACAAGCACCGCACTTCCCGCTCATAAAGCTTGCAGAGACAGGAATATTTTTATTATTGAAGGTCTCAGGCTTCACGTGTCTCCTGGTTTTTATGAACTTATGGCGGTACCGCTGGCTTTGGCAGAAGCAGATGGATGTCCGGTAAGAGCAGTACTAAGAGCATGGGGGGAATAA
- a CDS encoding PH domain-containing protein, which yields MRPLPDRSLAPRTLRVWKIGAVVESLFLFLIPAGYWGLSQFWELPDWGFYTLIGFFFMLALVDIFLIQSLKWKRWRYKVYENEVELMRGVFIVERVIIPMIRVQHVDTRQGPVLRHYKLASVTISTAATIHEIPGLQVEAADELRDQIAQLAREADPDE from the coding sequence GTGAGACCGTTACCTGATAGATCGCTCGCTCCCAGAACACTCCGGGTTTGGAAAATTGGAGCTGTTGTAGAATCACTATTTTTATTTCTTATTCCAGCTGGTTACTGGGGTTTAAGTCAGTTCTGGGAGCTGCCAGACTGGGGATTCTATACTCTAATAGGATTTTTCTTCATGCTGGCACTGGTGGACATTTTTTTGATTCAATCATTAAAATGGAAAAGATGGAGATACAAAGTTTACGAAAACGAAGTAGAATTAATGCGGGGAGTATTTATTGTTGAGAGAGTAATTATACCTATGATCAGGGTGCAGCACGTTGACACGAGGCAGGGTCCGGTTTTAAGGCATTATAAACTGGCCAGTGTAACTATATCCACTGCGGCAACTATCCATGAAATACCCGGCCTTCAGGTGGAAGCAGCGGACGAACTGCGTGATCAGATAGCTCAGCTTGCAAGGGAAGCGGATCCGGATGAATAA
- a CDS encoding TcaA NTF2-like domain-containing protein produces MKDRKIVIQLIRVKMLLISLLAVLSACGGEEVWESSERDGGENEKEFVLTYLEAWEESLDYQNFSLMEPYYVVNNHGYHASRRQHQHLVASRIVERLDEIHQFETEENEFGDERIMLKADFLIEERGNTSMEERTRYYYLTESGGERKVESIEREAEASAE; encoded by the coding sequence ATGAAAGACAGAAAAATTGTTATTCAATTGATCAGAGTCAAAATGCTGCTGATTTCTTTACTGGCTGTTCTTTCCGCATGTGGAGGGGAAGAAGTATGGGAATCATCAGAGCGTGACGGGGGAGAGAATGAAAAAGAATTTGTATTAACTTACCTCGAGGCGTGGGAGGAAAGTCTGGATTATCAGAACTTTTCTTTAATGGAACCATATTATGTAGTGAACAACCACGGTTATCATGCAAGCCGGCGCCAGCATCAGCATCTGGTAGCTTCCCGTATAGTTGAAAGACTGGATGAAATCCATCAGTTTGAAACAGAGGAAAATGAGTTTGGAGATGAAAGAATTATGCTGAAAGCGGATTTTCTCATTGAAGAACGCGGGAACACTTCGATGGAGGAAAGAACGCGCTATTATTATTTAACTGAGAGCGGGGGAGAACGGAAGGTTGAATCGATTGAAAGAGAAGCAGAAGCTTCTGCAGAATAA
- a CDS encoding thioredoxin family protein yields MQEKADEFYNDEQRILYFYTPLCGTCAVAEKYIKIVEEMDSVSEVRKLDINYWPKLAEAWKIESVPCLIRIEKNNSTKKMYAMENVLKIYEFIRGDNNDRT; encoded by the coding sequence TTGCAGGAAAAAGCAGATGAATTTTATAATGATGAACAAAGGATTCTTTATTTTTACACTCCCCTTTGCGGCACCTGTGCAGTAGCTGAAAAGTATATTAAAATAGTGGAAGAAATGGATTCTGTTTCTGAAGTAAGAAAATTGGATATCAATTATTGGCCGAAGCTGGCTGAAGCGTGGAAAATAGAAAGTGTTCCCTGTCTAATAAGAATTGAAAAAAACAATTCAACAAAAAAAATGTACGCGATGGAAAATGTTTTGAAAATCTATGAATTTATCCGGGGTGATAACAATGACCGTACCTGA
- a CDS encoding YppE family protein yields MTIQQTLLKKQTNNLRTLNEQAYAYFQRFRLGEEEADFYDQVKPFADNVREQLEEWVPHVLRFLEKDKPDYIHPQQVDQLAENFEMVSVTCFQKDTKKKRFNEQYKSIEYTLSLVLHALDEEK; encoded by the coding sequence ATGACTATTCAACAAACTCTATTAAAGAAACAGACAAATAACCTGCGTACACTTAATGAGCAGGCTTATGCCTACTTTCAGCGTTTCCGGCTGGGGGAGGAGGAAGCGGATTTTTATGATCAGGTAAAACCTTTCGCAGATAATGTGCGGGAGCAGCTTGAAGAATGGGTGCCACATGTTCTTCGATTTCTGGAAAAAGATAAGCCTGACTATATTCATCCCCAGCAGGTTGATCAGCTGGCTGAGAACTTTGAGATGGTTTCAGTCACCTGTTTTCAAAAAGATACGAAGAAAAAGAGATTTAATGAGCAGTATAAATCTATTGAATATACTCTTTCCCTTGTTTTACACGCTTTGGACGAAGAGAAATAA
- the recU gene encoding Holliday junction resolvase RecU — MAIRYPNGKKFEKKRIPKTVKNDYKKDNSFSNRGMNFEDDIQTSNEFYRSQGLAVIHKKPTPLQIVNVHYPKRSAAVVTEAYFQKPSTTDFNGVYKGMYIDFEAKETKNKTSFPLKNFHAHQIEHMKAVLEQAGISFVLVHFRVHEEIYLVPGTFIVSWYESKENHRKSIPKIEIEENGFPVKTGYHPRIDYLASIDKWINGK; from the coding sequence ATGGCTATTCGCTACCCTAACGGAAAGAAATTTGAAAAAAAGCGAATCCCTAAGACAGTCAAAAACGACTATAAAAAAGATAACAGCTTCAGCAATAGGGGTATGAATTTTGAAGATGACATTCAAACGTCTAATGAATTTTACCGTTCCCAAGGCTTAGCTGTTATTCATAAGAAACCGACACCCCTTCAAATTGTAAATGTTCATTATCCTAAAAGGAGTGCTGCCGTCGTAACCGAAGCATATTTTCAAAAGCCATCAACTACAGATTTCAATGGTGTTTATAAAGGCATGTATATAGACTTTGAAGCAAAAGAAACAAAAAACAAAACCAGTTTTCCTCTTAAAAATTTTCACGCCCATCAAATTGAACATATGAAAGCTGTTCTTGAACAAGCGGGAATTTCCTTCGTGCTTGTACATTTTCGCGTGCATGAGGAAATATATTTAGTCCCCGGCACTTTCATCGTGTCCTGGTATGAATCAAAAGAAAATCACCGCAAATCAATTCCTAAAATAGAAATTGAAGAAAATGGTTTTCCTGTAAAAACCGGATACCATCCGAGAATTGATTACCTTGCCTCCATCGATAAATGGATAAATGGTAAATAG